The sequence CGATGGCGACCGCGTCATGCTGCTTGAGCGCGCGCCCGAGGGGGCATCGCGTCTTGCGGACATTTGCCGCGTAAAGCCCGAGACATCGATTGCCTACAGCGAAGAGCAGGGAAGCCTCTTTTACTTGGAGCCCGCCACGGGGGCATTGGTGCGCCTGCGCCTGCTGCCGCACAAAGAGCTGCTGCCGCTCTCGAAGCGCTAATGGCCTTTCACTTTACCCGGCGCGGATTATCGCAGGCCGAGCATCGCCGGCAACGCCTCTTTGAATGTCTTCCGGGCGGGCTGAGCTGGGCGACCATCCTCGGCCTCCTGCTCTTGTCCTGGTGGCGGCCGTTGACCGCCGCCATCGTCATCATCGCCTTTGATCTCTATTGGCTGCTGCGGTTGTTTTACATGACGCTGTTTCTGATGCTCTCGTATTTCCGCCTCTCCCTGGAGACCAAGACGGATTGGATGGCGCGCCTCCGAGAGCTCGCCCAGCCCACGCAAGCGCTGGAGCATCTCGCGCGCACCTCCCATCCGCAGCATCCCAAGGCCCAGCTGTCCCAGTGGCTGCATCGCCGAGCCTTGCGCTCTTTCATCGGCGCCGCAGCATCCGCGCCCAGATGGCAGGAGGTGTATCACGTGATCCTGTTTCCGATCTTCCGGGAGGACCCTGCCATTATCGAAGCCGGCGTGCAGAGCGTGCTTCGCCAAACCTTCCCGGCGAAACAGATTGTGGTCGTCTTGGCGGTGGAGGCTCGAGCCGAGCCGCAGATTCTCGCAGGCGCTCGCGAGCTGCAGGCACGGTATCGCGGGCAGCTGCTGGAGCTGTTGGTGACGGTGCATCCTGATGGGGTGCCCGGCGAAGCGCAGGTCAAGGGGGCCAATGCGACCTGGGCCGCCAAGGCGGCCGAGGCCGCGCTGCAGCGCCATGGGATCCCGCTTGAGCAAGCCCTGATGTCTTGTTTCGACGCCGATACCGTCGTCAGCGCGCACTACTGCGCGTGCCTGACCTACGGATTCCTCACCACGCGAGAGCGGACGCGCGCGAGCTTCCAGCCAATCCCGGTCTACCATAACAACATCTGGGAGGTCCCGGGTTTTGCGCGCGTGCTGGACATCGGCTCCTCATTTTTCCAACTGATTGAAGCCACCAACCCCGAGCAGCTGGTCACCTTTTCAAGCCACAGCATGAGCTTCAAGGCGCTGGCCGATGTCGGCTACTGGCCCGTCGACATGGTCTCCGACGACTCGGCGATTTTCTGGAAAGCGCTGTTTCACTACGAGGGGCGGTACCGCGTCATCCCGTTGCCGATTACCGTGTCGATGGACGTGGTGTCAGCGCCCACGTGGTGGAGCACCGTGCGTTCCGTGTACAAGCAGAAGCGGCGGTGGGCCTGGGGCGTGGAAAATCTCCCCATCGTCTTCCGCGGGTTTCTCCACGCGAAGGCCATGCCGCGGCTTCAACGGCTCAGGTATGTCGTGAAACTCCTGGAGATGAACTGGGCCTGGGCGACCTGGCCCCTGCTGCTGACGGTCATCGGGTGGTTGCCGGTCCTCGCGGCTCAACGGGAGTTCTCCAGCACGGTCCTCTACTACAGCGCGCCCAGGATCCAGGCGACGATTTTTGAACTCTCCTCGCTGTCCTTTGCGGTGACAATTTGGCTCAGCTGGATGCTCTTGCCGAAACCGCGCGTGAAATACTCGCTGCTAAAACGGCTGGGGCTCGCGCTGGAATGGCTCTGTATTCCGCTCATTACGGTGTGCTTCATCGCCGTGCCGGCGCTCGACGCTCAGACGCGCCTGCTGGCGGGGCGGCGCATGGAGTTCTGGGTGACCGGCAAGCGCCATCCGGGAGGGAGGTTGTCGCTGAGAGCAAAGTCGCGTATGATGGGGGATGATGAAATCAACGATTGAATTGAAGCATGTCGGGCCGCGGCAGCACGTGCAGCACCTCCTGGAGGAGCTCATCGGACGCCTGGAAGATCGCTTGCGCCATTTCCGCGGGGAGGCGCTGTCGATCCACGTCGTGTTCGAAGAAAACGGCGCGCGCAAGCTCTACCGCACCTCGGTGACCTGCCACATTCCCCGCCGCATCATCGCCGCCCACGAGGAGCATCGGGACCCGGGGATCTCCATTCGGGAATCGTTTGCGGAAATCGAGCGCCAGCTGGAAAAGCAGCTCGCGCGATTTCGGCCGC comes from Candidatus Omnitrophota bacterium and encodes:
- a CDS encoding glycosyltransferase family 2 protein; amino-acid sequence: MAFHFTRRGLSQAEHRRQRLFECLPGGLSWATILGLLLLSWWRPLTAAIVIIAFDLYWLLRLFYMTLFLMLSYFRLSLETKTDWMARLRELAQPTQALEHLARTSHPQHPKAQLSQWLHRRALRSFIGAAASAPRWQEVYHVILFPIFREDPAIIEAGVQSVLRQTFPAKQIVVVLAVEARAEPQILAGARELQARYRGQLLELLVTVHPDGVPGEAQVKGANATWAAKAAEAALQRHGIPLEQALMSCFDADTVVSAHYCACLTYGFLTTRERTRASFQPIPVYHNNIWEVPGFARVLDIGSSFFQLIEATNPEQLVTFSSHSMSFKALADVGYWPVDMVSDDSAIFWKALFHYEGRYRVIPLPITVSMDVVSAPTWWSTVRSVYKQKRRWAWGVENLPIVFRGFLHAKAMPRLQRLRYVVKLLEMNWAWATWPLLLTVIGWLPVLAAQREFSSTVLYYSAPRIQATIFELSSLSFAVTIWLSWMLLPKPRVKYSLLKRLGLALEWLCIPLITVCFIAVPALDAQTRLLAGRRMEFWVTGKRHPGGRLSLRAKSRMMGDDEIND